ggaggagcagcggcaagcgTTTATAAAGAAGCGTGCTGAGGAGGATGCGGTGAAGCGGCAGAAGTTCAAGGAGTTCCGAGCGAAACAGATTGCCATGAGTCGGCACCGCaaggaggcagcggcagagaagaaggaggaggcgcggcagcaccgtcagCAGACAAGCCGTGTCGAGGTTGCTAAGGAGGCGAATGCTGCGGAGGATGGCGCGGATGCCAAAGGCGCATCTCACCACGGCACACAGTAGGGGAGGAAACAGCCGCCGCAGTGCTGCTTCCAtcgccgtgcgcgtgccttcTGCGGCTTGTGCATACACGGTAGGAGCTGCCCACGGGAGCTCACACCGTCCTGACCGTGTTCCCCACATGACGTGGACACGGCTCATTTTTGTCGTTCTGTTTTCTCACATATCACGGACAAAATGTCGAACACACGCCAAGCGGCGCATCTTTCTCCACCCCACTCATCTGCATCTACGGCCTCATCATGGGCTGATGCACCTCTGGGATTGAGATacgcatgcatgtgtgcgagCCGTGGTAGTGAATATGCCCTTTCGTGCATCGTGCCTCCGCTttaggagagagaaaagggggtggggcgtcGGGGGAgatgtgcgcatgtgtgtgatCGCTTTCTCGCTTCCTGGCGCTCCCCTCAAGGAGCACGGAACGACGCTTTTCGTTTCTCATCCTCGCAGGCATGCGAAGTCGATGCACCCCCGTCCCCCTCACAAACGGACGCACGGGATCCCGTGTCTGCTCTCATGGTGCTCGGCATGCGGCTTCTCCCATTTGAttaccccctccctcctctccgtgtCTGTCCGTCTCTCCCCTTTTTAAATCCTTTCCATCACAATGTGACTCGCGTGCACTTCTCCACCCTGACCACCTCGGCGCGTGCATTGCGCGGCCACACCCTGCATGGCTTCATCAGCCTCTCACACAAAGATGGTCGCCGTTCGCGCTAAGGTTGGCTCCCGCAGCTACGTCCGCCAGAAGCAGCTGGCCAAGGGCAAGAAGGTCTTCAAGNNNNNNNNNNNNNNNNNNNNNNNNNNNNNNNNNNNNNNNNNNNNNNNNNNNNNNNNNNNNNNNNNNNNNNNNNNNNNNNNNNNNNNNNNNNNNNNNNNNAGCACCACGATGGCGTACCGCAAGAAGTATTTCAAGTACCTCACGAAGAAGTTCCTCAAGAAGAAGGACCTGCGCGACTGGATCCGCATCCTCGCCACCGGCAAGGGGACGTACCAGCTCAAGTACTTCAACATCCAGGACCAGGAGGAATAGTCGCGCCACCATACAGAGCCGCTGCTCTTTGTCCGCAAAACTCGCTCACACCCAGGCAGGGCGTTGCAGAgccgtgcatgtgtgtgcgtgtgagcgtggacgccctttttttttgctttcggCGCTGCAtctcttttccttc
This genomic stretch from Leishmania donovani BPK282A1 complete genome, chromosome 36 harbors:
- a CDS encoding 60S ribosomal protein L22, putative, which translates into the protein MVLGMRLLPFDYPLPPLRVCPSLPFLNPFHHNVTRVHFSTLTTSARALRGHTLHGFISLSHKDGRRSR